One stretch of Podospora bellae-mahoneyi strain CBS 112042 chromosome 2, whole genome shotgun sequence DNA includes these proteins:
- a CDS encoding hypothetical protein (COG:U; COG:Y; EggNog:ENOG503NWD3) — protein MSWQPNQESLGTLATCLRDSLSGFNKTAQKQAEIMLTQAKASPDINNYLAFIFSSATPAPGTPVQQPTEWHVVRSAAAIMLKNNIKSNLKGIPESSLQLIKLAIPLGIQDTNSQIRSFAGNLATEIVRCGGLYSWPELLEVLLKMIGNEGNQFSNEAQEGAMAAMAKICEDNTKVLEREQNGQRPLNILLPKFIEATKSPLPKVRALALKAINEFTPRKSQAMLNVIDTLLQHLFYLSEDKYPDVRREVCRAFVRLVETRPDKLLPHIGGLVDYILTQQKSDDEELATEAAEFWLAVGEHDNLWQALDPYLGKIIPVLLECMVYSPEDIALLGGASDDEDEEDREEDIKPKFAKKNLKRGAAGAEEGESQEDNGYEKMAEEGLEEGEIDDEDEDDDGDENPDEKWTLRKCSAAALDVFAGDFGGKVFHSILPYLQTNLKHEDWPRREAAVLALGAVADGCMGVVVPHLPELVPYLISLLEDPEPVVRIITCWTLSRYSSWAASLTDGAQKQSYFEPLMEGILRRMLDKNKKVQEAGASAMATLEEKAGKQLEPYCGPIIQQFVLCFSKYKDKNRWVLYDCVQTLAEHIGPVLARPELAGQLMPTIIDRWQRVPDQSREMFPLLECLSYIAMALGDAFTPYAEPIFNRCVNIIHQNLEQSMHAKTNANFDQPDKDFLVTSLDLLSAIIQALDNAKAAELVTRSQPAFFELLSFCMEDPSDEVQQSAYALVGDCSKYVPEQLRPFIHKIFTILVKKLDLDDILDEEIDSSFSVVNNACWSAGEVAMQFKEEMAPFVPELLRRFVEIISNPGVPGGVVENAAIALGRLGLFHAAIIAPHLPKFAHEFLTVMDEVDTSEEKATAFRGFCNVVAQNPQSIENVLLAFFSSIARYQDLKLRNPIKQELHEAFLSVLKIYQQLIPGFVDFLNKLPPQDQQALKTIYGL, from the exons ATGAGCTGGCAACCAAACCAGGAGTCCCTCGGGACACTCGCGACATGTCTCCGGGACTCGCTGAGCGGCTTCAACAAGACCGCCCAGAAGCAGGCCGAAATT ATGCTCACGCAAGCGAAAGCGAGTCCCGATATCAACAATTACCTGGCATTCATCTTTTCGAGTGCCACTCCAGCGCCGGGCACACCGGTGCAGCAGCCCACCGAATGGCATGTGGTCCGATCTGCTGCCGCCATCATGCTCAAGAACAACATCAAGAGCAACCTCAAGGGAATTCCCGAAAGCAGTCTCCAGTTGATCAAACTGGCCATTCCTCTCGGTATCCAGGACACCAACTCTCAGATCCGCAGCTTTGCTGGCAACCTTGCGACCGAAATCGTCCGTTGTGGAGGACTTTACAGCTGGCCTGAGCTCCTCGAGGTTCTGCTCAAGATGATTGGCAACGAAGGAAACCAGTTCTCGAACGAGGCCCAAGAAGGtgccatggccgccatggcCAAGATCTGCGAAGACAACACCAAGGTTTTGGAACGGGAGCAAAACGGCCAGCGGCCGCTCAAcatccttctccccaaaTTCATCGAGGCTACCAAGAGCCCCCTGCCAAAAGTCCGCGCTCTGGCCCTCAAGGCCATCAACGAGTTCACCCCAAGGAAAAGCCAGGCCATGCTCAACGTTATCGATACCCTTCTCCAGCATTTGTTTTATCTCTCCGAAGACAAGTACCCCGATGTGAGGCGAGAGGTGTGCCGCGCCTTTGTCCGGCTGGTTGAGACCCGGCCCGACAAGCTGCTGCCTCATATCGGAGGTTTGGTCGACTACATCCTTACCCAGCAAAAGAgcgacgacgaggagctcgccaCTGAGGCGGCTGAGTTCTGGTTGGCTGTGGGCGAGCACGACAATCTCTGGCAGGCCCTTGATCCCTACCTCGGCAAGATCATCCCCGTGCTTCTGGAATGCATGGTGTACAGTCCCGAGGATATTGCTCTCTTGGGAGGCGCgtccgacgacgaagacgaggaggatcgAGAAGAAGATATCAAGCCAAAGTTTGCCAAGAAGAACTTGAAGCGCggcgctgctggtgctgaggagggtgaaagCCAGGAGGACAACGGCTACGAGaagatggccgaggagggtctggaggagggcgagatcgacgacgaagatgaggacgacgacggcgatgagAACCCTGATGAGAAGTGGACGCTCCGCAAGTGCTCTGCGGCAGCGCTCGACGTTTTTGCTGGCGATTTCGGCGGCAAAGTCTTCCACTCGATTCTCCCCTATCTGCAAACAAACCTGAAGCACGAGGACTGGCCACGCCGCGAAGCTGCCGTGCTTGCCCTCGGCGCCGTTGCCGATGGCTGCatgggtgttgttgtgccCCATCTGCCGGAGCTTGTCCCCTacctcatcagcctcctTGAGGACCCGGAGCCGGTGGTCCGTATCATCACATGCTGGACCCTGAGCCGGTATTCATCATGGGCTGCGAGCCTTACAGACGGGGCCCAGAAACAAAGTTACTTTGAGCCCCTCATGGAGGGCATCCTTCGCAGGATGTtggacaagaacaagaaggtgCAAGAAGCGGGTGCCTCGGCCATGGCCACCCTTGAGGAAAAGGCCGGCAAACAGTTGGAACCGTACTGCGGGCCGATCATCCAGCAGTTTGTTCTATGCTTCAGCAAATACAAGGACAAGAACAGATGGGTTCTCTACGACTGCGTCCAGACGCTGGCCGAGCATATTGGGCCGGTTCTGGCTCGCCCCGAGCTTGCTGGCCAGCTCATGCCCACTATCATCGACAGATGGCAAAGAGTACCAGATCAGTCGCGGGAAATGTTCCCCTTGCTAGAGTGCCTATCCTACATCGCCATGGCACTCGGGGATGCCTTTACTCCTTATGCCGAGCCGATCTTCAACAGATGTGTCAACATCATTCACCAAAACCTCGAGCAATCCATGCACGCCAAAACAAATGCCAACTTTGATCAGCCTGACAAGGACTTTTTGGTCACCAGTCTTGATCTTTTGAGCGCTATCATCCAGGCCCTGGACAACGCCAAGGCGGCAGAGCTTGTTACAAGAAGCCAACCGGCCTTCTTTGAGCTCTTGAGCTTCTGCATGGAGGATCCTTCCGACGAGGTGCAGCAGTCGGCCTACGCCCTGGTTGGTGACTGCTCAAAGTATGTCCCCGAGCAGCTGAGGCCGTTCATCCACAAGATCTTCACCATTCtggtcaagaagctcgaccTGGACGACATCTTGGACGAGGAGATTGACAGCAGCTTTAGCGTTGTTAACAACGCCTGCTGGAGCGCCGGCGAGGTGGCGATGCAGttcaaggaggagatggcgcCGTTCGTACCAGAGCTGCTGCGGAGGTTCGTCGAGATCATCTCCAATCCTGGTGTGCCTGGCGGCGTGGTCGAGAACGCCGCAATCGCGTTGGGCAGACTGGGTCTCTTCCATGCCGCCATCATCGCGCCTCATCTTCCCAAGTTTGCGCACGAGTTCCTCACCGTCATGGACGAGGTCGACACatcggaggagaaggcgactGCTTTTAGGGGATTCTGCAACGTCGTCGCTCAGAACCCGCAGTCGATTGAGAATGTGCTGCTGGCCTTCTTTTCGTCGATTGCGAGGTACCAGGACTTGAAGCTACGCAACCCCATCAAGCAGGAGTTGCATGAGGCTTTCTTGAGT GTCCTCAAGATCTAC